In Asanoa sp. WMMD1127, one genomic interval encodes:
- a CDS encoding YafY family protein: MRASRLLSLLLLLQNRGRLTAGQLAAELEVSVRTIYRDVEALHAAGVPLYGEAGHDGGYQLLDGFRTRLTGLTEPEAGALALHALPGPAAELGLSALVAASRLKLEAALPVALRERAQAIAQRFHLDATNWYTDGDPSPHLSAVAAAVWEERRITIHYRGWERDVERTVDPYGLVLKGGRWYVVAARPGSARPATYRVNQIVALTTTDERFARPADFDLAAHWQAGVADFRARLVTGHATIRLSPAGRARWPVDDAVEGEHGWCTATIPIESVDHAHGELLRLGVDVEVLDPPELRERMRQTANRLAARYA; the protein is encoded by the coding sequence GTGCGCGCGAGTCGACTGCTCTCCCTCCTCCTGCTGCTGCAGAATCGCGGCCGGCTGACGGCCGGCCAGCTCGCCGCCGAGCTCGAGGTATCCGTCCGCACCATCTACCGCGACGTCGAGGCGCTGCACGCCGCCGGCGTCCCGCTCTACGGCGAGGCCGGGCACGACGGCGGCTACCAGCTGCTCGACGGCTTCCGCACGCGGCTCACCGGCCTGACCGAGCCCGAGGCCGGGGCGCTCGCGCTGCACGCCCTGCCGGGCCCGGCCGCGGAGCTCGGCCTCTCGGCGCTGGTCGCCGCGTCGCGGCTCAAGCTGGAGGCCGCGCTGCCGGTCGCCCTGCGGGAGCGGGCCCAGGCGATCGCGCAGCGGTTCCACCTCGACGCGACCAACTGGTACACCGACGGCGATCCGTCACCGCACCTGTCGGCCGTGGCCGCCGCCGTCTGGGAGGAGCGTCGGATCACCATCCACTATCGAGGGTGGGAGCGCGACGTCGAGCGCACGGTCGACCCCTACGGCCTGGTGCTCAAAGGCGGCCGGTGGTACGTGGTGGCGGCCCGACCGGGCAGCGCACGGCCCGCGACGTACCGGGTCAACCAGATCGTCGCGTTGACCACCACGGACGAGCGGTTCGCCCGTCCGGCCGACTTCGACCTCGCCGCCCACTGGCAGGCGGGCGTCGCCGACTTCCGGGCGCGGCTGGTCACCGGGCACGCCACGATCCGCCTCTCCCCGGCCGGCCGCGCACGGTGGCCGGTCGACGACGCCGTCGAGGGCGAACACGGCTGGTGCACCGCGACCATCCCGATCGAGTCGGTCGACCACGCCCACGGCGAGCTGCTCCGGCTCGGCGTCGACGTCGAGGTGCTCGACCCGCCGGAGCTGCGCGAGCGCATGCGCCAGACCGCGAACCGCCTAGCCGCGCGGTACGCCTGA
- a CDS encoding glycosyl hydrolase, producing MVARIPAAVVSVAVLAVLAACTTTAPTPAPSADFERHPAGVATRTGPFESGPVKPPTDKVWVGAWVKPDVWGQAGRRAAVAKVEKSLGRRFDVINTYRTFDEKFWTETDKEYVKRGSIVMVSWASGDTRSMLDGRHDDQIRAQAKRVARAKRPVMMRFRWEMDRPNLRATMWSPEDYIAAWKYVRRIFTQEGATNASWVWCPTAEGFDRGDAPLFYPGDDQVDWTCVDVYASSDYRPLDELMGNFLKWAAQRPKPIIVGEFGVAREWGSQRRREWIRDATRVFKANPQIRAVAYFDSDPNDNPSTLHFKISDDEPAFAAFRELADELSGVPRG from the coding sequence GTGGTCGCGCGTATCCCCGCCGCCGTTGTGTCCGTCGCCGTCCTGGCCGTGCTGGCCGCCTGCACCACGACCGCACCGACGCCCGCGCCGTCGGCCGATTTCGAGCGGCATCCGGCCGGGGTGGCGACGCGGACCGGTCCGTTCGAGAGCGGGCCGGTGAAGCCGCCGACGGACAAGGTCTGGGTCGGCGCCTGGGTCAAGCCCGACGTGTGGGGACAGGCCGGCCGGCGCGCCGCGGTCGCCAAGGTGGAGAAGTCGCTCGGCCGCCGGTTCGACGTCATCAACACCTACCGGACGTTCGACGAGAAGTTCTGGACCGAGACCGACAAGGAGTACGTCAAGCGGGGCAGCATCGTAATGGTCAGCTGGGCCTCCGGCGACACGCGGTCCATGCTGGACGGTCGGCACGACGACCAGATCCGGGCCCAGGCCAAGCGGGTCGCGCGGGCGAAGCGGCCGGTGATGATGCGGTTCCGCTGGGAGATGGACCGGCCGAACCTGCGGGCCACCATGTGGTCGCCGGAGGACTACATCGCGGCGTGGAAGTACGTCCGCCGGATCTTCACGCAGGAGGGCGCCACCAACGCCTCGTGGGTGTGGTGCCCGACGGCCGAGGGCTTCGACCGCGGTGACGCGCCGCTGTTCTATCCCGGTGACGACCAGGTCGACTGGACCTGCGTCGACGTCTACGCGAGCAGCGACTACCGCCCGCTCGACGAGCTCATGGGCAACTTCCTGAAGTGGGCAGCGCAGCGGCCCAAGCCGATCATCGTCGGTGAGTTCGGGGTGGCGCGGGAATGGGGATCGCAGCGGCGGAGGGAGTGGATCCGCGATGCGACCCGGGTGTTCAAGGCCAACCCGCAGATCCGGGCGGTCGCCTACTTCGACTCCGACCCGAACGACAACCCGTCGACGCTGCATTTCAAGATCTCGGACGACGAGCCCGCCTTCGCCGCCTTCCGCGAGCTGGCCGACGAGCTGTCAGGCGTACCGCGCGGCTAG